A genomic window from Lotus japonicus ecotype B-129 chromosome 1, LjGifu_v1.2 includes:
- the LOC130732330 gene encoding probable WRKY transcription factor 12: MEGERGVPNYELQVSFTNTPHNIQEIGFAHFEENQVLGFMSPSSQSQSSQLSHNELVTKTSWNQQDQVGTLDPKTISDENCTGTVSDGNNKSWWRSAGAEKGKVKMRRKLREPRFCFQTRSDVDVLDDGYKWRKYGQKVVKNSLHPRSYYRCTHSNCRVKKRVERLSEDCRMVITTYEGRHNHIPCDDSNSSDQECFTSF, encoded by the exons ATGGAGGGAGAGAGAGGTGTTCCCAATTATGAGCTTCAAGTTTCATTCACCAACACCCCACACAACATCCAAGAAATAGGTTTTGCTCACTTTGAAGAAAACCAAGTCCTTGGTTTCATGTCACCCTCTTCACAATCTCAATCTTCTCAGCTCTCTCATAATGAACTGGTCACCAAAACATCATGGAATCAACAAGACCAG GTGGGAACTCTGGATCCCAAGACTATAAGTGATGAAAATTGCACTGGAACTGTTAGTGATGGCAACAACAAGTCATG GTGGAGGAGTGCAGGTGCAGAGAAAGGCAAGGTGAAAATGAGGAGGAAGCTTAGAGAACCGAGGTTTTGTTTCCAAACAAGGAGTGACGTAGATGTGCTTGATGATGGATACAAATGGAGGAAATATGGCCAGAAAGTTGTCAAGAATAGCCTCCATCCAAG AAGTTACTACCGCTGCACCCATAGCAACTGTAGGGTGAAGAAGAGGGTTGAACGACTTTCAGAGGATTGTCGTATGGTGATAACCACTTATGAAGGTAGACACAATCACATACCCTGCGACGACTCAAATTCATCCGACCAAGAATGCTTTACCTCTTTCTAA
- the LOC130728434 gene encoding uncharacterized protein LOC130728434 isoform X2, whose translation MDDRGGSFVAVRRISQGLDRGNACHSTSGSTAWIGRGLSCVCAQRRESDARPSFDLTPSQEECLQRLQSRIDVQYDSSIPEHQDALRALWNAAFPEEELKGMISEQWKDMGWQGKDPATDFRGGGYISLENLLFFARNFPKSFQDLLRKQEGDRSVWEYPFAVAGVNITFMLIQMLDLEAVKPRTLVGATFLQFLAENESAFDLLYCITFKLMDHQWLSMRASYMDFNTVMKSTRRQLENELLLEDITRLEDVPSYKLLAR comes from the exons ATGGATGATAGAGGTGGTTCATTCGTCGCTGTTAGGAGGATTTCGCAGGGTCTTGACCGAGGCAACGCGTGCCATTCAACTTCTG GATCAACTGCATGGATTGGCAGAGGTTTGTCATGTGTCTGTGCACAGAGAAGAGAGAGCGATGCTCGGCCCTCTTTTGATTTAACTCCATCTCAG GAGGAATGCTTGCAGAGGCTACAGAGTCGTATAGATGTTCAATATGATAGTTCTATCCCTGAGCACCAG GATGCCCTAAGGGCTTTATGGAATGCTGCTTTTCCTGAAGAAGAACTCAAGGGTATGATTTCTGAGCAGTGGAAGGACATGGGCTGGCAAGGAAAGGATCCAGCAACAGATTTTAG GGGTGGTGGTTACATATCATTAGAAAATTTGCTCTTTTTTGCGAGGAATTTCCCG AAATCTTTTCAGGACCTTTTACGCAAGCAGGAAGGAGATCGATCAGTGTGGGAATACCCATTTGCTGTTGCTGGTGTTAACATAACATTCATGCTTATTCAGATGCTGGATCTTGAAGCAG TCAAGCCACGGACACTTGTAGGAGCAACTTTCCTTCAATTTCTTGCAG AAAACGAATCAGCTTTTGATCTTCTCTATTGCATTACGTTCAAGCTGATGGATCATCAATGGCTTTCTATGCGCGCATCATACATGGATTTTAAT ACAGTGATGAAATCTACACGCCGTCAGCTGGAGAATGAGCTTCTGCTTGAAGACATTACACGGCTTGAAGATGTACCCTCATACAAACTTCTCGCACGATAG
- the LOC130728434 gene encoding uncharacterized protein LOC130728434 isoform X1 → MDDRGGSFVAVRRISQGLDRGNACHSTSAEFVTGSTAWIGRGLSCVCAQRRESDARPSFDLTPSQEECLQRLQSRIDVQYDSSIPEHQDALRALWNAAFPEEELKGMISEQWKDMGWQGKDPATDFRGGGYISLENLLFFARNFPKSFQDLLRKQEGDRSVWEYPFAVAGVNITFMLIQMLDLEAVKPRTLVGATFLQFLAENESAFDLLYCITFKLMDHQWLSMRASYMDFNTVMKSTRRQLENELLLEDITRLEDVPSYKLLAR, encoded by the exons ATGGATGATAGAGGTGGTTCATTCGTCGCTGTTAGGAGGATTTCGCAGGGTCTTGACCGAGGCAACGCGTGCCATTCAACTTCTG CTGAGTTTGTGACAGGATCAACTGCATGGATTGGCAGAGGTTTGTCATGTGTCTGTGCACAGAGAAGAGAGAGCGATGCTCGGCCCTCTTTTGATTTAACTCCATCTCAG GAGGAATGCTTGCAGAGGCTACAGAGTCGTATAGATGTTCAATATGATAGTTCTATCCCTGAGCACCAG GATGCCCTAAGGGCTTTATGGAATGCTGCTTTTCCTGAAGAAGAACTCAAGGGTATGATTTCTGAGCAGTGGAAGGACATGGGCTGGCAAGGAAAGGATCCAGCAACAGATTTTAG GGGTGGTGGTTACATATCATTAGAAAATTTGCTCTTTTTTGCGAGGAATTTCCCG AAATCTTTTCAGGACCTTTTACGCAAGCAGGAAGGAGATCGATCAGTGTGGGAATACCCATTTGCTGTTGCTGGTGTTAACATAACATTCATGCTTATTCAGATGCTGGATCTTGAAGCAG TCAAGCCACGGACACTTGTAGGAGCAACTTTCCTTCAATTTCTTGCAG AAAACGAATCAGCTTTTGATCTTCTCTATTGCATTACGTTCAAGCTGATGGATCATCAATGGCTTTCTATGCGCGCATCATACATGGATTTTAAT ACAGTGATGAAATCTACACGCCGTCAGCTGGAGAATGAGCTTCTGCTTGAAGACATTACACGGCTTGAAGATGTACCCTCATACAAACTTCTCGCACGATAG